Proteins from one Mus pahari chromosome 10, PAHARI_EIJ_v1.1, whole genome shotgun sequence genomic window:
- the LOC110327416 gene encoding olfactory receptor 145-like, with translation MAFGNRSFVAEFILIGLTDQPNLQLPLFFLFLVMYMVTMTGNLGLVILIGLNSHLHTPMYFFLFNLSLIDLCYSSVFTPKMLLNFILNKNIISYMGCMTQLYFYSFFVISECYVLMSMAYDRYVAICNPLLYNIAMSPKICSYLMLGSYLMAFSGAMAHTGCMLRLTFCDANTINHYFCDILPVMQLSCTSTYVNELEVFIVVGINILVPSITIFISYGFILSSIFRINSSEGRSKAFSTCSSHIIAVSLFFGSGAFMYLKPSSAGSMDEGKISSVFYTNVVPMMNPLIYSLRNKDVKVALRKTLSRWKLW, from the coding sequence ATGGCTTTTGGAAATAGGTCTTTTGTGGCAGAATTCATCTTGATTGGCTTAACAGACCAGCCCAATCTCCAActccctctgttcttcctgtttcttgtAATGTATATGGTAACTATGACTGGGAATTTGGGTTTGGTAATTCTAATTGGACTGAATTCTCACCTTCACACCCCGAtgtacttttttctctttaacttgTCTTTGATAGACCTCTGTTACTCTTCAGTGTTTACACCCAAAATGCTGTTGAACTTCATATTAAATAAGAACATTATCTCTTATATGGGTTGCATGACCCAactctatttttattcattctttgttatTTCTGAGTGTTATGTGTTAATGTcaatggcctatgatcgctatgtggccatctgtaatCCACTCTTATATAATATTGCTATGTCCCCTAAAATATGTTCCTATCTTATGCTTGGTTCATACTTGATGGCATTTTCTGGTGCCATGGCTCACACAGGATGCATGCTGAGACTGACATTCTGTGATGCAAACACCATCAATCACTACTTCTGTGACATCCTCCCTGTGATGCAGCTCTCCTGCACCAGCACTTATGTCAATGAACTGGAAGTTTTCATTGTCGTGGGCATCAATATCCTTGTGCCCAGCATCACTATTTTTATCTCTTATGGGTTCATTCTCTCCAGCATTTTCCGCATCAACTCCAGTGAGGGTAGGTCCAAGGCCTTCAGCACCTGCAGTTCCCACATAATcgctgtttctctcttctttggatCAGGTGCATTTATGTATCTTAAACCTTCTTCAGCTGGGTCTATGGATGAAGGAAAaatctcttctgtcttttatacCAATGTGGTTCCCATGATGAACCCCCTAATCTACAGCTTGAGGAACAAAGATGTTAAAGTTGCCCTGAGGAAAACCTTGAGTAGGTGGAAACTTTGGTAG